A part of Arachis hypogaea cultivar Tifrunner chromosome 12, arahy.Tifrunner.gnm2.J5K5, whole genome shotgun sequence genomic DNA contains:
- the LOC112727325 gene encoding CCA tRNA nucleotidyltransferase, mitochondrial isoform X4: protein MSIATQHVLQVRDKIELSDIERRIFDRLLATVRHFNLQTQVRVAGGWVRDKLLAKDCYDIDIALDNMMGTEFVNKVKEYLVSIGEGKDVHDKGKIKPNPPRSKHLETAMMRWFDMKIDFVNLRSEEYTENSRIPSKLDSRECLVLLSMKQSFGTPEVDAYRRDLTINSLFYNIHTDSVEDFTKRGISDLKSGRIVTPLPPKATFLDDPLRVLRAIRFGVRFEFTLDEDLKVAAACGDVKDALAAKISKERIGTEVDLMLSGNQPVKALTHICDLTLFWNVFSLPSEFEPAIPDGCERLCIAYLDTAWNLIHLLKDSTFKDRERRLSLFAALFLPLKNITYQVKKAKMVLHLHQASQKFLSLIPCLASNEDLQPDDVDWIRGLIDDVSIASRVRVLTGFLLRELKGLWRVALLLSILLHPIGINNTEDESSQLHKRRDLFNTVESSIIELERKINGMATCQSF from the exons ATGTCGATTGCCACTCAGCACGTTCTTCAGGTGAGGGACAAAATCGAACTTTCCGACATTGAGCGCAGGATCTTCGATAGGCTTCTCGCCACTGTCCGCCACTTCAACCTCCAAACTCAGGTCCGCGTCGCCGGCGGCTGGGTCCGTGACAAG CTCCTGGCGAAGGATTGCTATGACATCGATATCGCTCTTGACAATATGATGGGCACCGAGTTTGTCAACAAGGTGAAGGAGTACTTGGTGTCCATCGGTGAAGGTAAAGATGTTCATGATAAGGGCAAGATTAAGCC CAACCCTCCCCGGTCTAAACATTTGGAGACAGCAATGATGCGTTGGTTTGATATGAAGATTGATTTTGTTAACTTAAGGAGTGAAGAGTATACTGAGAATAGCCGCATTCCTTCTAAG TTGGACTCACGTGAATGTCTTGTCTTGTTATCGATGAAG CAAAGCTTTGGCACACCTGAAGTGGATGCATATAGGAGGGATTTGACAATTAACAG CTTATTCTACAATATCCACACTGACTCGGTTGAAGATTTTACGAAGAGAG GGATCTCAGACCTTAAGTCTGGAAGGATAGTGACTCCTTTACCTCCAAAAGCTACCTTTCTTGATGACCCTTTACGAGTTCTTCGAGCCATTAGATTTG GTGTTAGATTTGAATTCACTCTAGATGAAGATCTGAAAGTAGCTGCTGCATGTGGTGATGTGAAAGATGCTCTAGCTGCTAAAATTAGCAAAGAGCGCATTGGAACAGAG GTTGATCTTATGTTATCTGGAAATCAACCTGTCAAAGCATTGACTCATATTTGTGATCTGACATTATTTTGGAATGTGTTCAGTCTTCCTTCTGAGTTTGAACCTGCTATTCCAGATGGATGTGAAAG GCTTTGCATTGCTTACTTGGATACTGCATGGAACCTTATCCATTTACTCAAAGATTCAACCTTTAAA GACAGAGAAAGGAGATTGTCACTTTTTGCTGCATTGTTCCTCCCACTTAAAAATATCACTTACCAAGTTAAGAAAGCGAAGATG GTGCTTCATTTACACCAAGCATCACAGAAATTCTTGTCATTGATTCCTTGTCTTGCATCTAATGAGGATTTGCAACCTGATGATGTTGATTGGATTAGAGGATTAATTGATGATGTCTCTATTGCCTCTAGAGTCCGGGTTCTAACAG GTTTTCTCTTGAGGGAGCTTAAAGGTTTATGGAGAGTTGCACTATTGTTATCCATATTATTACATCCCATTGGCATTAACAACACTGAGGATGAATCCTCACAATTGCACAAACGAAGAGATCTTTTTAATACAGTGGAGAGTTCTATAATAGAACTAG AAAGAAAAATCAATGGCATGGCAACTTGCCAATCCTTCTAG
- the LOC112727325 gene encoding tRNA nucleotidyltransferase cca2 isoform X1 — MSIATQHVLQVRDKIELSDIERRIFDRLLATVRHFNLQTQVRVAGGWVRDKLLAKDCYDIDIALDNMMGTEFVNKVKEYLVSIGEGKDVHDKGKIKPNPPRSKHLETAMMRWFDMKIDFVNLRSEEYTENSRIPSKQSFGTPEVDAYRRDLTINSLFYNIHTDSVEDFTKRGISDLKSGRIVTPLPPKATFLDDPLRVLRAIRFGVRFEFTLDEDLKVAAACGDVKDALAAKISKERIGTEVDLMLSGNQPVKALTHICDLTLFWNVFSLPSEFEPAIPDGCERLCIAYLDTAWNLIHLLKDSTFKDRERRLSLFAALFLPLKNITYQVKKAKMVPVVNYIIGDSLKKPEDAKMVLHLHQASQKFLSLIPCLASNEDLQPDDVDWIRGLIDDVSIASRVRVLTGFLLRELKGLWRVALLLSILLHPIGINNTEDESSQLHKRRDLFNTVESSIIELGLDKVWEVKPISGEDIMNVLQLEEGPLVKEWKEKSMAWQLANPSRTTEECIDWLRETNSKRVKLE, encoded by the exons ATGTCGATTGCCACTCAGCACGTTCTTCAGGTGAGGGACAAAATCGAACTTTCCGACATTGAGCGCAGGATCTTCGATAGGCTTCTCGCCACTGTCCGCCACTTCAACCTCCAAACTCAGGTCCGCGTCGCCGGCGGCTGGGTCCGTGACAAG CTCCTGGCGAAGGATTGCTATGACATCGATATCGCTCTTGACAATATGATGGGCACCGAGTTTGTCAACAAGGTGAAGGAGTACTTGGTGTCCATCGGTGAAGGTAAAGATGTTCATGATAAGGGCAAGATTAAGCC CAACCCTCCCCGGTCTAAACATTTGGAGACAGCAATGATGCGTTGGTTTGATATGAAGATTGATTTTGTTAACTTAAGGAGTGAAGAGTATACTGAGAATAGCCGCATTCCTTCTAAG CAAAGCTTTGGCACACCTGAAGTGGATGCATATAGGAGGGATTTGACAATTAACAG CTTATTCTACAATATCCACACTGACTCGGTTGAAGATTTTACGAAGAGAG GGATCTCAGACCTTAAGTCTGGAAGGATAGTGACTCCTTTACCTCCAAAAGCTACCTTTCTTGATGACCCTTTACGAGTTCTTCGAGCCATTAGATTTG GTGTTAGATTTGAATTCACTCTAGATGAAGATCTGAAAGTAGCTGCTGCATGTGGTGATGTGAAAGATGCTCTAGCTGCTAAAATTAGCAAAGAGCGCATTGGAACAGAG GTTGATCTTATGTTATCTGGAAATCAACCTGTCAAAGCATTGACTCATATTTGTGATCTGACATTATTTTGGAATGTGTTCAGTCTTCCTTCTGAGTTTGAACCTGCTATTCCAGATGGATGTGAAAG GCTTTGCATTGCTTACTTGGATACTGCATGGAACCTTATCCATTTACTCAAAGATTCAACCTTTAAA GACAGAGAAAGGAGATTGTCACTTTTTGCTGCATTGTTCCTCCCACTTAAAAATATCACTTACCAAGTTAAGAAAGCGAAGATG GTTCCTGTTGTCAATTATATTATTGGTGACTCACTCAAAAAACCCGAGGATGCAAAAATG GTGCTTCATTTACACCAAGCATCACAGAAATTCTTGTCATTGATTCCTTGTCTTGCATCTAATGAGGATTTGCAACCTGATGATGTTGATTGGATTAGAGGATTAATTGATGATGTCTCTATTGCCTCTAGAGTCCGGGTTCTAACAG GTTTTCTCTTGAGGGAGCTTAAAGGTTTATGGAGAGTTGCACTATTGTTATCCATATTATTACATCCCATTGGCATTAACAACACTGAGGATGAATCCTCACAATTGCACAAACGAAGAGATCTTTTTAATACAGTGGAGAGTTCTATAATAGAACTAG GCCTCGACAAAGTTTGGGAGGTGAAGCCTATCAGTGGCGAAGATATTATGAATGTCTTACAGCTTGAAGAAGGACCACTCGTTAAGGAGTGG AAAGAAAAATCAATGGCATGGCAACTTGCCAATCCTTCTAGAACTACTGAGGAATGCATTGACTGGTTAAGAGAAACCAATTCTAAGCGGGTAAAGTTGGAGTGA
- the LOC112727325 gene encoding tRNA nucleotidyltransferase cca2 isoform X2, with protein MSIATQHVLQVRDKIELSDIERRIFDRLLATVRHFNLQTQVRVAGGWVRDKLLAKDCYDIDIALDNMMGTEFVNKVKEYLVSIGEGKDVHDKGKIKPNPPRSKHLETAMMRWFDMKIDFVNLRSEEYTENSRIPSKQSFGTPEVDAYRRDLTINSLFYNIHTDSVEDFTKRGISDLKSGRIVTPLPPKATFLDDPLRVLRAIRFGVRFEFTLDEDLKVAAACGDVKDALAAKISKERIGTEVDLMLSGNQPVKALTHICDLTLFWNVFSLPSEFEPAIPDGCERLCIAYLDTAWNLIHLLKDSTFKDRERRLSLFAALFLPLKNITYQVKKAKMVLHLHQASQKFLSLIPCLASNEDLQPDDVDWIRGLIDDVSIASRVRVLTGFLLRELKGLWRVALLLSILLHPIGINNTEDESSQLHKRRDLFNTVESSIIELGLDKVWEVKPISGEDIMNVLQLEEGPLVKEWKEKSMAWQLANPSRTTEECIDWLRETNSKRVKLE; from the exons ATGTCGATTGCCACTCAGCACGTTCTTCAGGTGAGGGACAAAATCGAACTTTCCGACATTGAGCGCAGGATCTTCGATAGGCTTCTCGCCACTGTCCGCCACTTCAACCTCCAAACTCAGGTCCGCGTCGCCGGCGGCTGGGTCCGTGACAAG CTCCTGGCGAAGGATTGCTATGACATCGATATCGCTCTTGACAATATGATGGGCACCGAGTTTGTCAACAAGGTGAAGGAGTACTTGGTGTCCATCGGTGAAGGTAAAGATGTTCATGATAAGGGCAAGATTAAGCC CAACCCTCCCCGGTCTAAACATTTGGAGACAGCAATGATGCGTTGGTTTGATATGAAGATTGATTTTGTTAACTTAAGGAGTGAAGAGTATACTGAGAATAGCCGCATTCCTTCTAAG CAAAGCTTTGGCACACCTGAAGTGGATGCATATAGGAGGGATTTGACAATTAACAG CTTATTCTACAATATCCACACTGACTCGGTTGAAGATTTTACGAAGAGAG GGATCTCAGACCTTAAGTCTGGAAGGATAGTGACTCCTTTACCTCCAAAAGCTACCTTTCTTGATGACCCTTTACGAGTTCTTCGAGCCATTAGATTTG GTGTTAGATTTGAATTCACTCTAGATGAAGATCTGAAAGTAGCTGCTGCATGTGGTGATGTGAAAGATGCTCTAGCTGCTAAAATTAGCAAAGAGCGCATTGGAACAGAG GTTGATCTTATGTTATCTGGAAATCAACCTGTCAAAGCATTGACTCATATTTGTGATCTGACATTATTTTGGAATGTGTTCAGTCTTCCTTCTGAGTTTGAACCTGCTATTCCAGATGGATGTGAAAG GCTTTGCATTGCTTACTTGGATACTGCATGGAACCTTATCCATTTACTCAAAGATTCAACCTTTAAA GACAGAGAAAGGAGATTGTCACTTTTTGCTGCATTGTTCCTCCCACTTAAAAATATCACTTACCAAGTTAAGAAAGCGAAGATG GTGCTTCATTTACACCAAGCATCACAGAAATTCTTGTCATTGATTCCTTGTCTTGCATCTAATGAGGATTTGCAACCTGATGATGTTGATTGGATTAGAGGATTAATTGATGATGTCTCTATTGCCTCTAGAGTCCGGGTTCTAACAG GTTTTCTCTTGAGGGAGCTTAAAGGTTTATGGAGAGTTGCACTATTGTTATCCATATTATTACATCCCATTGGCATTAACAACACTGAGGATGAATCCTCACAATTGCACAAACGAAGAGATCTTTTTAATACAGTGGAGAGTTCTATAATAGAACTAG GCCTCGACAAAGTTTGGGAGGTGAAGCCTATCAGTGGCGAAGATATTATGAATGTCTTACAGCTTGAAGAAGGACCACTCGTTAAGGAGTGG AAAGAAAAATCAATGGCATGGCAACTTGCCAATCCTTCTAGAACTACTGAGGAATGCATTGACTGGTTAAGAGAAACCAATTCTAAGCGGGTAAAGTTGGAGTGA
- the LOC112727325 gene encoding tRNA nucleotidyltransferase cca2 isoform X3 — protein MSIATQHVLQVRDKIELSDIERRIFDRLLATVRHFNLQTQVRVAGGWVRDKLLAKDCYDIDIALDNMMGTEFVNKVKEYLVSIGEGKDVHDKGKIKPNPPRSKHLETAMMRWFDMKIDFVNLRSEEYTENSRIPSKLDSRECLVLLSMKQSFGTPEVDAYRRDLTINSLFYNIHTDSVEDFTKRGISDLKSGRIVTPLPPKATFLDDPLRVLRAIRFGVRFEFTLDEDLKVAAACGDVKDALAAKISKERIGTEVDLMLSGNQPVKALTHICDLTLFWNVFSLPSEFEPAIPDGCERLCIAYLDTAWNLIHLLKDSTFKDRERRLSLFAALFLPLKNITYQVKKAKMVPVVNYIIGDSLKKPEDAKMVLHLHQASQKFLSLIPCLASNEDLQPDDVDWIRGLIDDVSIASRVRVLTGFLLRELKGLWRVALLLSILLHPIGINNTEDESSQLHKRRDLFNTVESSIIELERKINGMATCQSF, from the exons ATGTCGATTGCCACTCAGCACGTTCTTCAGGTGAGGGACAAAATCGAACTTTCCGACATTGAGCGCAGGATCTTCGATAGGCTTCTCGCCACTGTCCGCCACTTCAACCTCCAAACTCAGGTCCGCGTCGCCGGCGGCTGGGTCCGTGACAAG CTCCTGGCGAAGGATTGCTATGACATCGATATCGCTCTTGACAATATGATGGGCACCGAGTTTGTCAACAAGGTGAAGGAGTACTTGGTGTCCATCGGTGAAGGTAAAGATGTTCATGATAAGGGCAAGATTAAGCC CAACCCTCCCCGGTCTAAACATTTGGAGACAGCAATGATGCGTTGGTTTGATATGAAGATTGATTTTGTTAACTTAAGGAGTGAAGAGTATACTGAGAATAGCCGCATTCCTTCTAAG TTGGACTCACGTGAATGTCTTGTCTTGTTATCGATGAAG CAAAGCTTTGGCACACCTGAAGTGGATGCATATAGGAGGGATTTGACAATTAACAG CTTATTCTACAATATCCACACTGACTCGGTTGAAGATTTTACGAAGAGAG GGATCTCAGACCTTAAGTCTGGAAGGATAGTGACTCCTTTACCTCCAAAAGCTACCTTTCTTGATGACCCTTTACGAGTTCTTCGAGCCATTAGATTTG GTGTTAGATTTGAATTCACTCTAGATGAAGATCTGAAAGTAGCTGCTGCATGTGGTGATGTGAAAGATGCTCTAGCTGCTAAAATTAGCAAAGAGCGCATTGGAACAGAG GTTGATCTTATGTTATCTGGAAATCAACCTGTCAAAGCATTGACTCATATTTGTGATCTGACATTATTTTGGAATGTGTTCAGTCTTCCTTCTGAGTTTGAACCTGCTATTCCAGATGGATGTGAAAG GCTTTGCATTGCTTACTTGGATACTGCATGGAACCTTATCCATTTACTCAAAGATTCAACCTTTAAA GACAGAGAAAGGAGATTGTCACTTTTTGCTGCATTGTTCCTCCCACTTAAAAATATCACTTACCAAGTTAAGAAAGCGAAGATG GTTCCTGTTGTCAATTATATTATTGGTGACTCACTCAAAAAACCCGAGGATGCAAAAATG GTGCTTCATTTACACCAAGCATCACAGAAATTCTTGTCATTGATTCCTTGTCTTGCATCTAATGAGGATTTGCAACCTGATGATGTTGATTGGATTAGAGGATTAATTGATGATGTCTCTATTGCCTCTAGAGTCCGGGTTCTAACAG GTTTTCTCTTGAGGGAGCTTAAAGGTTTATGGAGAGTTGCACTATTGTTATCCATATTATTACATCCCATTGGCATTAACAACACTGAGGATGAATCCTCACAATTGCACAAACGAAGAGATCTTTTTAATACAGTGGAGAGTTCTATAATAGAACTAG AAAGAAAAATCAATGGCATGGCAACTTGCCAATCCTTCTAG